From a region of the Procambarus clarkii isolate CNS0578487 chromosome 18, FALCON_Pclarkii_2.0, whole genome shotgun sequence genome:
- the LOC123751277 gene encoding protein FAM200A-like: MVGAINGVVQKIPAVSPSCVTIHCVTHGEALVAQRLNETRNAKEKSDFELLLDDVVKMVKKWESNVEKRCFSDLELFDSFMGECGWEHGMQTTQQTLEVHMSHSVIRHLTLMQENLDFYFPDSENDQLTSNVWMLNPFTDEGTDQCDALLQLRADYSQKAVIKTFSHPMDSWVTLLDGPEYEDLAERTIAIVVQVPTSYLCEQGFSTLVLVKIKKRNAILNLDPLMRVALEDRLTPRLNLKIV; this comes from the exons ATGGTCGGTGCCATCAATGGCGTTGTACAGAAGATCCCAGCGGTCTCACCAAGTTGTGTCACGATTCACTGCGTGACTCACGGGGAAGCGTTAGTGGCACAGCGACTGAATGAAACTAGAAATGCTAAGGAGAAAAGTGACTTTGAACTTCTACTTGATGATGTTGTTAAAATG GTGAAAAAATGGGAAAGCAATGTAGAAAAGAGGTGCTTTtctgatttagaattatttgactCATTTATGGGAGAATGTGGCTGGGAACATGGTATGCAGACAACACAGCAGACACTGGAGGTACACATGTCACACTCAGTTATCAGACACCTTACTCTAATGCAAGAAAACCTTGACTTCTATTTCCCAGACAGTGAGAATGACCAGTTGACCTCCAACGTGTGGATGCTTAATCCCTTCACAGATGAAGGAACTGATCAGTGTGATGCTCTTTTGCAGCTTCGAGCGGATTATTCACAAAAAGCAGTTATCAAGACATTTAGCCATCCCATGGATTCCTGGGTTACCTTGCTTGATGGTCCAGAGTACGAGGATCTAGCCGAGCGGACAATAGCCATAGTTGTTCAGGTGCCAACATCATATTTGTGTGAGCAAGGGTTCTCTACTTTAGTTTTGGTGAAGATAAAGAAAAGGAATGCAATCCTGAACCTGGATCCTCTCATGCGAGTTGCACTTGAAGATCGTCTGACACCTCGACTCAACTTGAAGATCGTCTGA